The Kaistella daneshvariae genomic sequence TTTCTTACCAAGATATGCGGCGAGTGTAAAACCAATTCCGGTCGAAGTGCCGGTGATTATTATTGTCATTTCAATACTATAAATTATTGCAAAACCTGGCGAAAATCTTTCCAGAAATCAGGGTAGGATTTTTCCACCACGCTGGCGTTTTTTATTTCAAGTGGTTTAATAAGACAAAAAGGTGCAAAACTCATCGCCATGCGGTGATCATTGTACGTTTCGATAAAAATATGGTCATTTGCCTCGAAAAATTTTACGGAAGCGATGGAGTCATCCGTGATGTCGCAGATACAGCCAATTTTGAAAAGTTCATTTTTTAAAGCCACCAATCTGTCGGTTTCTTTAACTTTTAATGTGGAAAGCCCCGTGATTTCAAAAGGAATTTGCAGAGCGGTCGCCGTCACACACAGAGTTTGCGCAATGTCCGGGCAGTCGTTCATATTGATTTCAATTTTTTCGGGCAAAATGAAAGAATTTTCCGGAAGGAGTGAAATTTTGCTTTCAGCGCCTTCGGAAATGGTGTTTACGCCGAAATACGTCCAGTAAATTTCTTTAATTACAGAATCGCCCTGCAAAGAATAGGGGCGAAAAGATTTCAAATTGATGCTTTTGCGACCAATCGCCGCAAGCGAATAATAATAGGACGCCGAGCTCCAGTCGCTTTCCGTGTGAATTTTGATGGTTTGCGGATCTTTTTCACTTAAATCTCCGGCATAGATTTCAATCGTTTGGTCATTCCATTCCGTCGTAATTCCTATGGTCCGCAACAATTTTAAGGTCATTTCTAAATAAGGCCGCGAAGTAATTTCGCCAACCAAATTTATTTTCAAACCGTTTTCCAGTTTCGCGCCGATAAGCATTAAAGACGAAATAAACTGGCTGGAAACGTGCGCGGGAATGGAGACCGTATTTTTTTGCAGCTTTTTGCCGGTAATTTTTAAAGGCGGAAAACCTTCATTTTCGAGGTAAGAAATTTCCGCACCCAAATCGCGCAGCGCATCCACCAGAAACTTTATTGGGCGCTCTTTCATGCGTTCGGAACCGGTTAAAATGGTGGTTTTTCCTCGTTGAATGGCGAAGTAGGACGTTAAAAAACGCATCGCGGTGCCGGCGTGGTGAACATCAATAGTTTCATTTGAACTTTCCAGCGCGGCTTGCAAAAGCTGTGTGTCCTGCGAAGTTGAAAGGTTTTCAATAATCAAGTTATCGTATAACTGATTAAGGATGAGGAGACGGTTTGAAATACTTTTCGAACCGCTGATTTCAACGGTTTCATTGTCTTTTAAAATTGATTTTTCCAGTTGCATTTTCTTTCTTGAACCGCAATTTCGCGAGGTTATTTTAGTTTATTATTGTTTTGATGACGCTCTTTGTCACGCTCGGTTTTGCTTTTCATTTTTCGGTCGAAAGCTTCCTGTAAATCCGTGCCAGTTTGGTTGGCCAGGCATAAAGTCACGAAAAGTACATCTGCCAGTTCTTCACCTAAATCTTTCGTTTTATCAGATTCTTTTTCGCTTTGTTCACCAAATCTGCGCGCAATAATCCGCGCAACTTCGCCCACTTCTTCAGTCAGCATCGCCATGTTTGTCAACTCATTGAAATAGCGGACACCAACGGTTTTTATCCAGTCATCAACTTCGTTCTGTAGTTTGGTGATTTCCATTTTTTTGCTGCTTTAAGGGCAAATTTTTTTAATTATTGGTAGGCGCCCAAACTTGGATTTACAAGTCGGGAAACTTTTACAATATCCAAAGGAACTGTCGCTGCAACCGCCGTATTTCCTTTTCCTTTTGCCGGTGAATCGTCCTTCAACCTTAAATTCAGTTTTTCGGTGAAATAATTTTGGAATTTCGGTTCTTCGTTTTTAATTGAATTGATGACGTTCGGATTTGAATCGAAATTAAAACCAGCATTAGTTCCGTATTTCAGTAAAGAATTCTGGATTTGATAATTGAAAATTTGTCCCGAAGTTGGTTTAAAAACGATCGCATTTTCCCCCTTATTATAAATGATGGAGTTTCGGATGTTTAAAGTTAAAGCACCTTGTTCCAGGGAAGTTCCGTTATTAAATTCATTCGTCGCGTATAACCCAAGCGCCGGCAACGATGGATTTAAATCCCAATAATTCGCGAGCGTGGAATGGATGATGTTATACGTTCCGCCTTTAAAAACGCCAAAATCCGCTTCACCGCAATTGTTCATGACCAGATTTTTAGCAGTGATGACAGAGTTTACGGCGTAAATTCCGTATTCCTGATGTGTGTGGATGATGGTGTTTTGGATGGTGGCCGTCGCGTGGTTCAGTTCCAAACCTCGTGTGCCACCAAAAATTCTGGCATAATTCAGGGAAATTTTTGCGTTTTCATCCGCTGAAATCCGGTCCCAGTTTTTAGGAATGGTGTCATAACGCGGATCATTTCTGTCGCCGCGGAAAATAACTTCGCTGCCTAAATCGCCTTCCACATTCATGTTGGCGTTTTTAGAAATTTTCAGGCCGCTGTTTTTGAAAAAGTAAATTTTGGTGCCTTTTTTAATATTTAAGGTTTTGCCAGCATCCAACGTTAGCTGGCCGAAAATAATTTTTGCTTTTTCGCTGGACCAGGTGGTGTTCTCCGTAAGAATATTCGGATTGGTTTTACTTTCAATGAAAAATTCTGCTTCTTGGACCACAGAAAATAAAGTGACTTCCTGATTCGCAGCGGCAGTTTTTATCGTGATAAAGTCTTCGGCAATCGCTTCCGGCGCTTTGGCAAGCGGCGCGATTTCAACAAAAATATAAAGACTGTCTTTTTTTCTTAAAGGAACATCACGGAAATTGGTGCCGGATTTTCCGTCCACATTAATTTTATAAAGAGAATTTGCGCCGCTTTTCAGGGAAATTTCCGGGATGAGAATATCCTTATTTTCATCGTTGTACAATTTCACCGCATACGTTTCGGAACGCACCTGGTTATAAACCGTATCAAGAAAAACGGTGTCTGCAGAAAGACGCAACTTTTGGGTGGGCGCCTCAAACTGGATATCATCGCGCGTACAG encodes the following:
- a CDS encoding 3-phosphoshikimate 1-carboxyvinyltransferase, with the translated sequence MQLEKSILKDNETVEISGSKSISNRLLILNQLYDNLIIENLSTSQDTQLLQAALESSNETIDVHHAGTAMRFLTSYFAIQRGKTTILTGSERMKERPIKFLVDALRDLGAEISYLENEGFPPLKITGKKLQKNTVSIPAHVSSQFISSLMLIGAKLENGLKINLVGEITSRPYLEMTLKLLRTIGITTEWNDQTIEIYAGDLSEKDPQTIKIHTESDWSSASYYYSLAAIGRKSINLKSFRPYSLQGDSVIKEIYWTYFGVNTISEGAESKISLLPENSFILPEKIEINMNDCPDIAQTLCVTATALQIPFEITGLSTLKVKETDRLVALKNELFKIGCICDITDDSIASVKFFEANDHIFIETYNDHRMAMSFAPFCLIKPLEIKNASVVEKSYPDFWKDFRQVLQ
- a CDS encoding nucleotide pyrophosphohydrolase, whose protein sequence is MEITKLQNEVDDWIKTVGVRYFNELTNMAMLTEEVGEVARIIARRFGEQSEKESDKTKDLGEELADVLFVTLCLANQTGTDLQEAFDRKMKSKTERDKERHQNNNKLK